A genomic segment from Acuticoccus sediminis encodes:
- a CDS encoding lysine--tRNA ligase: MSEAAQNARAWPFEEARKVVARLGDETRPAIFETGYGPSGLPHIGTFGEVARTTMVRRAFEALTGGRIPTRLIAFSDDMDGMRKIPPTLPNQDRMAPFLGRPLTEVPDPFGTHESFAHHNNARLRSFLDDFGFEYEFVSATEMYRSGAFDEALLATLRAYDKVMEIMLPTLGPERRATYSPFLPVNPETRVVEQVPVIARDVDAGTITWKDADGKTFETPVTGGHAKLQWKADWAMRWYALGVDYEMAGKDLIDSVTQSSKICRAIGGNPPAGFNYELFLDEKGEKISKTKGNGLAVEEWLTYASPESLALFMFQKPKTAKRLYFDIIPKAVDEYFTFASKYAEEDEAKRLENPVWHIKGAPATASGTPISFAMLLNLVSASHSQNRDVLWGFISRYVPGATPETEPELDKLVGYAIRYYADFVAPSKSFRAPTATERQALEELSAQLEGMEGASAEDIQNVVYEIGKAHFEQLRDWFGALYQVLLGQQQGPRFGSFVALYGVPETRAMIAEALQRDAAE; encoded by the coding sequence GTGAGCGAAGCCGCCCAGAACGCCCGGGCCTGGCCCTTCGAGGAGGCCAGGAAGGTCGTCGCCCGGCTCGGCGACGAGACGCGCCCTGCCATCTTCGAGACCGGCTACGGTCCCTCCGGCCTGCCCCACATCGGCACCTTCGGCGAGGTCGCGCGCACCACGATGGTGCGCCGTGCCTTCGAGGCGCTGACCGGCGGCAGGATCCCGACCCGCCTCATCGCCTTCTCGGACGACATGGACGGGATGCGCAAGATCCCGCCGACCCTGCCGAACCAGGACAGGATGGCCCCCTTCCTCGGCCGTCCGCTGACCGAGGTGCCGGACCCGTTCGGGACGCACGAGAGCTTCGCGCACCACAACAATGCGCGCCTGCGCTCGTTCCTCGACGACTTCGGGTTCGAATACGAGTTCGTGTCGGCGACCGAGATGTACCGCTCCGGCGCCTTCGACGAGGCGCTGCTGGCGACGCTCCGCGCCTACGACAAGGTGATGGAGATCATGCTGCCGACCCTCGGGCCGGAGCGCCGTGCCACCTACTCGCCCTTCCTGCCGGTCAACCCGGAGACCCGCGTCGTCGAGCAGGTTCCGGTCATCGCCCGCGACGTCGACGCCGGAACCATCACCTGGAAGGACGCGGACGGGAAGACGTTCGAGACGCCCGTCACCGGCGGCCACGCCAAGCTGCAGTGGAAGGCCGACTGGGCGATGCGCTGGTACGCGCTCGGCGTCGACTACGAGATGGCCGGCAAGGACCTCATCGATTCGGTGACGCAGTCCTCGAAGATCTGCCGGGCCATCGGCGGCAACCCGCCGGCCGGCTTCAACTACGAGCTCTTCCTGGACGAGAAGGGCGAGAAGATCTCCAAGACCAAGGGCAACGGCCTCGCGGTCGAGGAGTGGCTGACGTACGCCTCGCCGGAGAGCCTCGCGCTCTTCATGTTCCAGAAGCCGAAGACGGCCAAGCGCCTCTACTTCGACATCATCCCGAAGGCGGTGGACGAGTACTTCACCTTCGCCTCGAAGTATGCCGAGGAGGACGAGGCGAAGCGGCTGGAGAACCCGGTCTGGCACATCAAGGGGGCCCCGGCGACCGCCAGCGGGACGCCGATCTCCTTCGCCATGCTCCTCAATCTCGTCTCGGCGTCGCACTCGCAGAACCGGGACGTGCTGTGGGGGTTCATCTCGCGCTACGTGCCGGGCGCGACGCCCGAGACCGAGCCCGAGCTCGACAAGCTCGTCGGCTACGCGATCCGCTACTACGCGGACTTCGTGGCGCCGTCCAAGTCCTTCCGCGCCCCGACCGCGACGGAGCGGCAGGCGCTGGAGGAGCTGTCGGCCCAGCTCGAGGGGATGGAAGGCGCCAGCGCCGAGGACATCCAGAACGTCGTCTACGAGATCGGCAAGGCGCACTTCGAGCAGCTTCGCGACTGGTTCGGCGCGCTCTATCAGGTGCTGCTGGGCCAGCAGCAGGGGCCGCGCTTCGGCTCCTTCGTGGCCCTCTACGGCGTGCCGGAGACGCGGGCGATGATCGCCGAGGCGCTGCAGCGGGACGCGGCCGAATAG
- the betC gene encoding choline-sulfatase yields MSRKPNVLILMADQLNGTLFPDGPADFLRTPNLARLAARSTRFANAYTGSPLCAPGRASFMAGQLPHRTRVYDNAAEFASDTPTYAHHLRRAGYATTLSGKMHFVGPDQLHGFEERLTTDIYPADFGWTPDYRKPGERINWWYHNLGSVTGAGIGEISNQLEYDDEVAYEATRKVYDLGRRNDERPWMLTVSFTHPHDPYVARRRHWDLYEDCEHLEPTVAALPYEVHDRHSRRIFDANDWRNYEITADDIRRSRRAYFANVSYIDEKVGEIMTALEATDQADDTIVLFLSDHGDMLGERGLWFKMSFFEGSARVPLMIAAPGMPAGRIDTPVSTIDVNATLADLAGIDLTEVAPWTDGTSLVPVAGGAPRGPVPMEYAAEASEAPLVGLVDGRFKYLHCEIDPPQLYDLAADPHELTNLAADPAHAATAARMAAAVAERWDMEAFDAEVRASQARRLVVYEALRVGAEYPWDFQPLKKASERYMRNKHDLNDLEDRQRYPRGD; encoded by the coding sequence ATGAGCCGAAAGCCCAACGTCCTGATCCTCATGGCCGATCAGCTGAACGGGACGCTGTTTCCGGACGGCCCGGCCGATTTCCTGAGGACGCCGAACCTCGCCCGGCTCGCGGCGCGGTCGACGCGCTTCGCCAACGCCTACACCGGCTCGCCGCTGTGCGCGCCGGGGCGGGCGAGCTTCATGGCCGGCCAGCTGCCGCACCGCACCCGCGTCTACGACAACGCCGCCGAGTTCGCCTCGGACACGCCGACCTACGCGCACCACCTGCGCCGCGCCGGCTACGCCACCACGCTGTCGGGCAAGATGCATTTCGTCGGCCCGGACCAGCTCCACGGGTTCGAGGAGCGGCTCACGACGGACATCTACCCCGCCGACTTCGGCTGGACGCCGGACTACCGCAAGCCCGGCGAGCGGATCAACTGGTGGTACCACAACCTCGGCTCGGTCACCGGCGCCGGGATCGGCGAGATCTCCAACCAGCTCGAATACGACGACGAGGTCGCCTACGAGGCGACACGCAAGGTCTACGACCTCGGCCGCCGCAACGACGAGCGGCCGTGGATGCTGACCGTCTCCTTCACCCATCCGCACGATCCCTACGTCGCCCGCCGCAGGCACTGGGACCTCTACGAGGACTGCGAGCACCTCGAGCCGACGGTCGCCGCGCTCCCCTACGAGGTGCACGACCGCCACTCCCGGCGCATCTTCGACGCCAACGACTGGCGCAACTACGAGATCACGGCCGACGATATCCGCCGGTCGCGCCGCGCCTACTTCGCCAACGTCTCCTACATCGACGAGAAGGTCGGGGAGATCATGACCGCCCTCGAGGCGACGGATCAGGCTGACGACACCATCGTCCTCTTCCTGTCCGACCACGGCGACATGCTCGGCGAGCGCGGCCTCTGGTTCAAGATGAGCTTCTTCGAGGGGTCGGCCCGCGTCCCCCTGATGATCGCCGCGCCGGGCATGCCGGCCGGCCGCATCGACACGCCCGTCTCGACCATCGACGTCAACGCCACCCTCGCGGACCTCGCCGGCATCGACCTCACCGAGGTTGCGCCCTGGACCGACGGGACGAGCCTCGTTCCCGTCGCCGGCGGCGCGCCACGCGGGCCGGTGCCGATGGAGTACGCCGCCGAAGCCTCCGAGGCGCCGCTGGTGGGCCTCGTCGACGGGCGCTTCAAGTACCTCCACTGCGAGATCGATCCGCCGCAGCTCTACGATCTCGCGGCGGACCCGCACGAGCTGACCAACCTCGCCGCCGACCCGGCGCACGCCGCGACAGCCGCGCGGATGGCCGCCGCCGTCGCCGAACGGTGGGACATGGAGGCCTTCGACGCGGAGGTGCGCGCCTCCCAGGCCCGGCGCCTCGTCGTCTACGAGGCGCTGCGCGTGGGCGCGGAGTACCCGTGGGACTTCCAGCCGCTGAAGAAGGCGTCCGAGCGGTACATGCGCAACAAGCACGACCTCAACGACCTCGAAGACCGCCAGCGCTACCCGAGGGGGGACTGA
- a CDS encoding sulfotransferase family protein, with translation MPVFILGSPRSGTTAMAMGLARLKRFGRYRLEGHFLYHFHPGLVRVATGRVGGNSIVMEAEQAARFIGEFKRSVNRLYSETGDPDDEAWIDKTPDHKQAAAIPSIDALWPDARYIFLYRPPLQAVRASAAMPHWKLEGHEGAVAQRWVECQAAWRRHRDRLKGRAVEVFQPDMLADPAGTAAALAPLLDLSDDEVNMLTTFWSKNDRLNRPSKPEAEKAYDLFELSKAARDEVAAITSEEAARWPRLADHGDPA, from the coding sequence TTGCCCGTCTTCATCCTCGGTTCGCCCCGGTCCGGAACCACCGCGATGGCGATGGGGCTGGCCCGGCTGAAGCGTTTCGGCCGATACAGGCTCGAGGGGCACTTCCTCTACCACTTCCACCCGGGTCTCGTGCGTGTCGCGACCGGCCGCGTCGGCGGCAACTCGATCGTGATGGAGGCCGAGCAGGCGGCGCGGTTCATCGGCGAGTTCAAGCGCTCGGTGAACCGGCTCTACAGCGAGACCGGCGACCCGGACGACGAGGCGTGGATCGACAAGACGCCCGATCACAAGCAGGCGGCGGCGATCCCGTCCATCGACGCACTGTGGCCGGACGCGCGCTACATCTTCCTCTATCGCCCCCCGCTGCAGGCGGTTCGGGCCTCCGCGGCGATGCCCCACTGGAAGCTCGAGGGCCACGAAGGGGCGGTCGCGCAGCGCTGGGTTGAGTGTCAGGCGGCTTGGCGTCGGCACAGGGATCGGCTTAAAGGCCGTGCAGTCGAGGTCTTCCAGCCCGACATGCTGGCCGATCCGGCCGGTACCGCGGCGGCCTTGGCGCCCCTACTCGATCTCTCGGATGACGAAGTGAACATGTTGACCACCTTCTGGAGCAAAAACGACCGGCTCAACCGACCGAGCAAACCGGAGGCGGAGAAAGCCTACGACCTGTTCGAGCTGAGCAAGGCCGCGCGCGATGAGGTGGCGGCCATCACTTCCGAGGAGGCCGCCCGCTGGCCGCGCCTCGCCGACCATGGAGACCCCGCGTGA
- the betA gene encoding choline dehydrogenase, with the protein MEADFVIVGSGSAGAALAARLSEDGTRSVAVIEYGGTDAGPLIQMPAALSYPMNMSRYDWGFVSEPEPHLGGRRLATPRGKVLGGSSSVNGMVYVRGHARDFDHWEEEGAAGWGYADVLPYYKRMEHWHDGGHGGDPDWRGTSGPLHVTRGPRRNPLFHAFVEAGQQAGFEFTADYNGRKQEGFGPMEQTVWHGRRWSVANAYLRPALKRKNLTLERGLARRVVFADGRAVGVEIGRGGGIEVVRARREVILAASSINSPKLLMLSGVGPAAHLVEHGIAVLADRPGVGQNLQDHLEVYIQQACTQPITLYRHWNLFGKALAGAEWLFFKTGLGASNQFESAAFLRSAPGVEYPDIQYHFLPIAVRYDGKVAAEGHGFQAHVGPMRSPSRGAVTLRSADPGEAPRIVFNYMSTETDWHDFRHCVRLTREIFAQRAFDPYRGKEIQPGADVRSDDEIDGFIREHAESAYHPCGTCRMGRADDPGAVVDPQCRVIGVDGLRVVDSSIFPRITNGNLNAPSIMVGEKAADMILGRPPLPADNGEPWISPRWTTSDR; encoded by the coding sequence ATGGAAGCCGATTTCGTCATCGTCGGGTCCGGATCGGCCGGCGCAGCCCTCGCCGCGCGCCTCTCCGAGGACGGCACCCGCTCCGTCGCCGTCATAGAGTACGGCGGCACCGACGCGGGGCCGCTGATCCAGATGCCGGCCGCGCTTTCCTATCCGATGAACATGTCCCGCTACGACTGGGGCTTCGTCTCCGAGCCCGAGCCCCATCTCGGCGGGCGCCGCCTCGCCACGCCGCGCGGCAAGGTTCTCGGCGGGTCGTCCTCGGTCAACGGGATGGTCTACGTCCGCGGCCACGCCAGGGACTTCGACCACTGGGAAGAAGAGGGCGCCGCGGGCTGGGGCTACGCGGACGTCCTGCCCTACTACAAGCGGATGGAGCACTGGCACGACGGCGGCCACGGCGGCGACCCGGACTGGCGGGGCACCTCCGGACCGCTCCACGTCACGCGCGGCCCGCGCCGGAACCCGCTCTTTCACGCCTTCGTCGAAGCGGGGCAGCAGGCCGGGTTCGAGTTCACCGCCGACTACAACGGCCGGAAGCAGGAAGGCTTCGGCCCGATGGAGCAGACGGTCTGGCACGGCCGCCGCTGGTCGGTCGCCAACGCCTACCTCAGGCCGGCGCTGAAGCGGAAGAACCTGACGCTCGAACGCGGCCTCGCCCGCCGCGTCGTCTTCGCGGACGGCCGGGCGGTCGGGGTCGAGATCGGGCGCGGTGGCGGCATCGAGGTCGTGCGGGCGCGCCGGGAGGTGATCCTCGCCGCCTCGAGCATCAACTCCCCCAAGCTCCTGATGCTGTCCGGCGTGGGGCCGGCAGCGCACCTCGTCGAGCACGGCATCGCGGTGCTGGCCGACCGGCCCGGCGTCGGGCAGAACCTGCAGGACCACCTGGAGGTCTACATCCAGCAGGCCTGCACCCAGCCGATCACGCTCTACAGGCACTGGAACCTCTTCGGGAAGGCGCTCGCGGGGGCCGAGTGGCTCTTCTTCAAGACGGGGCTGGGCGCGTCGAACCAGTTCGAGAGCGCGGCGTTCCTGCGCTCGGCGCCCGGCGTCGAGTACCCGGACATCCAGTACCACTTCCTTCCCATCGCCGTGCGCTACGACGGCAAGGTCGCGGCGGAGGGGCACGGCTTCCAGGCCCACGTCGGGCCGATGCGCTCGCCCTCCCGGGGCGCCGTCACCCTGAGGAGCGCCGACCCCGGCGAGGCGCCGCGCATCGTCTTCAACTACATGTCCACCGAGACGGACTGGCACGACTTCCGCCACTGCGTGCGCCTGACCCGCGAGATCTTCGCCCAGCGCGCGTTCGACCCCTACCGCGGCAAGGAGATCCAGCCCGGGGCGGACGTCCGGAGCGACGACGAGATCGACGGCTTCATCCGCGAGCACGCCGAGAGCGCCTACCACCCCTGCGGCACCTGCCGGATGGGCCGCGCGGACGATCCGGGCGCGGTGGTCGACCCGCAGTGCCGGGTCATCGGCGTCGACGGGCTGCGCGTGGTGGATTCCTCGATCTTTCCGCGCATCACCAACGGCAACCTCAACGCGCCGTCCATCATGGTCGGCGAGAAGGCCGCCGACATGATCCTCGGGCGGCCGCCGCTCCCCGCCGACAACGGCGAGCCGTGGATCAGTCCGCGCTGGACGACGTCGGACCGCTGA
- a CDS encoding bifunctional metallophosphatase/5'-nucleotidase, which yields MSVNRTSIGLALCAALGAYGPALGQDAAPAATLQLLHASDLEGNAGAVKNAPNFAAIVEALRPQQEATLVISAGDNFIPSPFSNAAGAQDEEVRAKLSAALDAAMKTAGIDASGLETGTGRYDIAIMNIIGFDASALGNHEFDFGPETLVSIIGKSDTWTGALFPLLSANLEVGADSPLAAIHSDAGDAGDGIVAPYTVLEAGGETYGIIGATTPLLATISSPGPGITTTPTSDDMAALAAVIQPVVDKLTADGVNKIILTSHLQQISLEEKLSTLLDGVDIFIAGGSDTRLANENLRLREKDEALGPYPILGKDAGGNDVAIVSTDGQYTYVGRLVVGFDADGKLLPATIDPEVSGAYATDDEGVLAVTGAADLAAALAGSKAGAAVHDLVTAISDAVLTTSGSTYFADLAVDLNGNREPGVRTEETNLGNLTADANLAVANELSGDKVLVSLKNGGGIRASIPLGNGKISELQIQDALAFNNPLSLVTLTPEQLVATLEYGVAASTYEDDGTPTNAQGRFPQVGGMSFAFDPTEEAGSRVMEVTLLGAAADGSDVTIYADGELTPASAEFEDGIRAVTLSFLLDGGDGYPYPSFVEENAGFADVVDLMKPDVIAAGAAQFTNVGTEQDALAEYLATFTAPVDLPDTSGIEDTRIRNTLFVQ from the coding sequence ATGTCGGTGAACCGCACGTCGATTGGGCTCGCGCTGTGCGCGGCGCTCGGCGCTTATGGCCCTGCGCTGGGTCAGGACGCCGCCCCTGCCGCGACCCTGCAGCTCCTGCACGCCTCGGACCTGGAGGGCAACGCCGGGGCCGTGAAGAACGCGCCGAACTTCGCCGCCATCGTCGAGGCCCTGCGTCCGCAACAGGAGGCGACCCTCGTCATCTCGGCGGGCGACAACTTCATCCCGAGCCCGTTCTCCAACGCCGCCGGCGCCCAGGACGAGGAGGTCCGGGCCAAGCTGAGCGCCGCCCTCGATGCCGCGATGAAGACCGCCGGCATCGACGCCAGCGGCCTCGAGACCGGGACCGGCCGGTACGACATCGCGATCATGAACATCATCGGCTTCGACGCCTCGGCGCTCGGCAACCACGAGTTCGACTTCGGCCCGGAGACGCTCGTCTCCATCATCGGCAAGAGCGACACCTGGACCGGCGCGCTGTTCCCGCTCCTGTCCGCCAACCTCGAGGTCGGCGCCGACAGCCCGCTCGCCGCGATCCACAGCGACGCGGGGGACGCCGGCGACGGCATCGTGGCGCCCTACACCGTCCTCGAGGCGGGCGGTGAGACGTACGGCATCATCGGCGCGACGACCCCGCTCCTCGCCACCATCTCCTCCCCCGGCCCGGGCATCACGACGACGCCGACCAGCGACGACATGGCCGCGCTCGCGGCGGTGATCCAGCCCGTCGTCGACAAGCTGACGGCGGACGGCGTCAACAAGATCATCCTGACCTCGCACCTGCAGCAGATCTCGCTGGAGGAGAAGCTCTCGACGCTGCTCGACGGCGTCGACATCTTCATCGCCGGCGGCTCCGACACGCGCCTCGCCAACGAGAACCTGCGCCTGCGCGAGAAGGACGAGGCGCTGGGTCCCTACCCGATTCTCGGCAAGGACGCGGGCGGCAACGACGTCGCCATCGTCTCGACCGACGGGCAATACACCTACGTCGGCCGGCTGGTCGTCGGCTTCGACGCGGACGGCAAGCTTCTGCCGGCGACGATCGACCCCGAGGTGTCGGGCGCCTACGCCACCGACGACGAGGGCGTGCTGGCGGTGACAGGCGCGGCGGATCTCGCCGCGGCGCTCGCCGGCTCCAAGGCCGGGGCGGCGGTCCACGACCTCGTCACGGCGATCTCCGACGCGGTCCTGACGACCTCCGGGTCCACCTACTTCGCGGACCTCGCCGTCGACCTCAACGGCAACCGCGAGCCGGGCGTGCGGACCGAGGAGACCAACCTCGGCAACCTGACGGCCGACGCCAACCTCGCCGTGGCGAACGAGCTGTCCGGCGACAAGGTTCTGGTCTCGCTGAAGAACGGCGGCGGCATCCGCGCCTCGATCCCGCTCGGCAACGGCAAGATCTCCGAGCTGCAGATCCAGGACGCGCTCGCCTTCAACAACCCGCTCTCGCTCGTCACGCTGACCCCCGAGCAGCTGGTCGCAACGCTCGAGTACGGCGTCGCCGCCAGCACCTACGAGGACGACGGCACGCCCACCAACGCGCAGGGCCGCTTCCCGCAGGTCGGCGGCATGTCGTTCGCGTTCGATCCGACGGAAGAGGCCGGCAGCCGCGTGATGGAGGTGACGCTGCTGGGTGCGGCGGCGGACGGCTCGGACGTGACCATCTATGCCGACGGCGAGCTGACCCCGGCCTCGGCCGAGTTCGAGGACGGGATCCGCGCGGTCACGCTGAGCTTCCTGCTCGACGGCGGCGACGGCTACCCCTACCCGAGCTTCGTGGAGGAGAACGCCGGGTTCGCCGACGTCGTCGACCTGATGAAGCCGGACGTGATCGCCGCCGGCGCCGCCCAGTTCACCAACGTCGGGACCGAGCAGGACGCGCTGGCGGAATACCTCGCCACCTTCACCGCCCCGGTCGACCTCCCCGACACGAGCGGCATCGAGGACACCCGCATCCGCAACACGCTCTTCGTCCAGTAA
- a CDS encoding tellurite resistance TerB family protein has translation MDQPISHHEALVFAMVTMSAVDRTMTDAELRRIGEIVETVPVFRGFDSERLVHLAETCGEILQEDDGLDTVLDLIATCVPKHLHETAYALAVEVAAADLRIQQEELRFLAMLRDRLGLEKLIVAALERGARARHRTLQGS, from the coding sequence ATGGATCAGCCGATTTCCCATCACGAAGCCCTCGTGTTCGCCATGGTCACGATGTCCGCCGTCGACCGCACGATGACGGACGCCGAACTCCGGCGCATCGGTGAGATCGTCGAGACGGTGCCGGTGTTCCGCGGTTTCGATTCGGAGCGCCTCGTCCATCTCGCCGAGACCTGCGGCGAGATCCTGCAGGAGGACGACGGCCTCGACACGGTCCTCGACCTGATCGCGACCTGCGTTCCCAAGCACCTCCACGAGACGGCGTACGCGCTGGCGGTCGAGGTGGCGGCGGCCGATCTTCGCATCCAGCAGGAGGAGCTCCGCTTCCTCGCCATGCTGCGCGACCGTCTCGGCCTGGAGAAGCTGATCGTCGCCGCGCTGGAGCGTGGCGCCCGCGCCCGCCACCGCACCCTGCAGGGCAGCTGA
- the betB gene encoding betaine-aldehyde dehydrogenase, protein MRAQPTASHFVDGAYLEDEAGTPIDNVFAATGEVIARVHAATPAVIEAAMASAVRAQRVWAATSPAERGRVLRRAADIIRARNEELSALETLDTAKPIQETLVADAASGADALEWFGTLAPGLHGESVPLGGDFAYTVREPLGVCVGIGAWNYPTQIACWKAAPALACGNAMVFKPSELTPLCALKVAEIFIEAGAPTGLFNVVQGMGEAGAALATHPATAKVSLTGSVPTGAKVYASAAAGMRHVTMELGGKSPLLVFDDADLEDAVGGAMLGNFYSAGQICSNCTRVFVQAGIKARFLDRLVERTRAIRLGDPTDPATHMGPLVSYAQRDKVMNYIDIGRREGARIAIGGRAPQGEAFEKGAFVEPTVFDGVTDAMTIAREEIFGPVLSLLTFETEEEAVERANATPYGLAAGVFTRDLARGHRVAAALQAGIAWINTYNLTPVEEPFGGVKASGVGRENGRAAVEFYSQLKTVHVGMGRVESPY, encoded by the coding sequence ATGCGCGCTCAACCGACCGCCAGCCATTTCGTCGACGGCGCCTACCTCGAGGACGAGGCCGGCACCCCCATCGACAACGTCTTCGCCGCCACCGGCGAGGTGATCGCCCGCGTCCACGCGGCGACGCCCGCCGTCATTGAGGCGGCCATGGCCTCGGCCGTGCGCGCCCAGAGGGTCTGGGCCGCGACGTCGCCGGCCGAGCGCGGGCGCGTCCTGCGCCGCGCCGCCGACATCATCCGCGCCCGCAACGAGGAACTCTCGGCGCTCGAGACCCTCGACACCGCCAAGCCCATCCAGGAGACGCTCGTCGCCGACGCCGCCTCGGGCGCGGACGCGCTCGAGTGGTTCGGCACGCTCGCGCCCGGCCTCCACGGCGAGAGCGTCCCCCTCGGCGGGGACTTCGCCTATACGGTGCGCGAGCCGCTCGGCGTCTGCGTCGGCATCGGCGCCTGGAACTATCCCACCCAGATCGCCTGCTGGAAGGCCGCGCCGGCGCTCGCCTGCGGCAACGCCATGGTGTTCAAGCCGTCCGAGCTGACGCCGCTGTGCGCCCTCAAGGTCGCCGAGATCTTCATCGAGGCCGGCGCCCCGACCGGGCTCTTCAACGTCGTCCAGGGGATGGGAGAGGCCGGCGCGGCGCTCGCCACCCATCCCGCCACCGCCAAGGTCTCCCTCACCGGCTCGGTGCCGACGGGCGCGAAGGTCTACGCCTCAGCCGCGGCGGGGATGCGCCACGTCACCATGGAGCTCGGCGGCAAGTCGCCGCTCCTGGTGTTCGACGATGCCGATCTCGAGGATGCCGTTGGCGGCGCCATGCTCGGCAACTTCTACTCGGCCGGGCAGATCTGCTCGAACTGCACCCGCGTCTTCGTCCAGGCGGGCATCAAGGCGCGCTTCCTGGACCGTCTCGTCGAGCGCACGCGCGCCATCCGCCTCGGGGATCCGACCGACCCCGCGACGCACATGGGGCCCCTCGTCTCCTACGCCCAGCGGGACAAGGTGATGAACTATATCGACATTGGACGCCGCGAAGGTGCGCGGATCGCGATCGGCGGGCGCGCCCCGCAGGGCGAGGCGTTCGAGAAGGGCGCCTTCGTCGAGCCGACCGTGTTCGACGGCGTGACCGACGCGATGACCATCGCCCGCGAGGAGATCTTCGGACCGGTCCTCTCCCTCCTCACGTTCGAGACGGAGGAGGAGGCCGTCGAGCGCGCGAACGCGACGCCCTACGGACTGGCGGCGGGCGTCTTCACCCGCGACCTCGCCCGCGGGCACAGGGTCGCCGCCGCGCTCCAGGCCGGGATCGCCTGGATCAACACCTACAACCTCACGCCCGTCGAGGAGCCGTTCGGCGGGGTGAAGGCGTCCGGCGTCGGCCGCGAGAACGGGCGCGCGGCCGTCGAGTTCTACTCGCAGCTGAAGACCGTCCATGTCGGGATGGGGCGCGTGGAAAGCCCCTACTGA
- the apaG gene encoding Co2+/Mg2+ efflux protein ApaG — protein sequence MYKATTAFIDVEVEPTYLPEHSAPEVHRYVWAYTVTIHNRGDDSVRLRRRHWTITNAKGEVQEVDGSGVVGEQPMLDPGDSFTYTSGCPLTTSSGFMVGHYEMERDDGSMLHVDIPAFSLDMPNARVSMN from the coding sequence ATGTACAAAGCCACGACCGCATTCATCGACGTCGAAGTCGAGCCGACCTACCTGCCCGAGCACTCGGCGCCCGAGGTGCACCGGTACGTGTGGGCCTATACGGTGACGATCCACAACCGTGGTGACGACAGCGTTCGCCTGCGCCGCAGGCACTGGACGATCACCAACGCCAAGGGCGAGGTGCAGGAGGTCGACGGCTCCGGCGTGGTGGGCGAGCAGCCGATGTTGGACCCGGGCGACAGCTTCACCTACACCTCGGGTTGCCCGCTGACGACCTCGTCCGGCTTCATGGTTGGCCACTACGAGATGGAGCGGGACGACGGGTCGATGCTCCACGTCGACATCCCCGCCTTCTCGCTCGACATGCCGAACGCGCGCGTGTCGATGAACTGA
- a CDS encoding CDP-alcohol phosphatidyltransferase family protein, with protein sequence MYDTRIRRIIDPPLNWIARRLRPLPVTANQITVAALVFGLASAVAVAFGAFGPALVALAASRIADGLDGAVARQHGVTRLGGYLDIVFDFFFYGAIPLAFAIADPSRNALAAAVLLASFYANGATFLGFAAVAAEMRLTTDIQGRKSIYYFAGLAEGAETIAVFCLMMVFPAAFVWLAFLFAAVCFVSAGARVLAVNDMLRHLPPMPPVAGAPPAGPVSGPTSSSAD encoded by the coding sequence ATGTATGACACGCGAATTCGCAGGATCATCGATCCGCCGCTGAACTGGATCGCGCGTCGCCTGCGTCCCCTGCCGGTGACTGCGAACCAGATCACCGTGGCGGCCCTCGTCTTCGGGCTCGCCTCGGCCGTCGCCGTGGCGTTCGGAGCCTTCGGTCCGGCGCTGGTCGCACTGGCAGCCAGCCGGATCGCCGACGGGCTCGACGGCGCGGTGGCGCGCCAGCACGGCGTCACCCGGCTCGGCGGCTACCTCGACATCGTCTTCGACTTCTTCTTCTACGGCGCGATCCCGCTGGCCTTCGCCATCGCCGACCCGAGCCGCAACGCGCTGGCGGCGGCGGTGCTCCTCGCGAGCTTCTACGCCAACGGCGCCACCTTCCTCGGCTTCGCCGCCGTCGCGGCGGAGATGCGCCTCACCACCGACATCCAGGGCAGGAAGTCGATCTACTATTTCGCGGGATTGGCCGAAGGCGCGGAGACGATAGCTGTTTTCTGCCTGATGATGGTCTTCCCCGCGGCCTTCGTCTGGCTCGCCTTCCTCTTCGCGGCGGTGTGCTTCGTCTCGGCCGGCGCCCGGGTCCTCGCGGTGAACGACATGCTGCGCCACCTGCCGCCCATGCCCCCGGTGGCCGGCGCGCCGCCGGCCGGGCCGGTCAGCGGTCCGACGTCGTCCAGCGCGGACTGA